The Thalassolituus oleivorans MIL-1 genome includes the window CGATTCCTGGGCGTATATCGGTAGAGGGTCACACGGATGATATCCCATTAAAGGGCGGGCGCTTTCGCTCTAACTGGGCGTTATCCACTGCACGCGCAACTGCCTTTGCTGAGGAGCTATTTATTGCTCCTGAAATGGACGAAAGTCGTTTTCAGGTCGTGGGTCATGCAGACAAACAGCCGCTCGTTGCCAACACAGATGATGCTTCGCGCGCACGCAATAGACGAGTAGAAATTATTATTTTGCGCACACAAGAAAATGATGACGACGATACACCAGAAATACCGACTGATCAGCGCGACATCAAAGATGCTGCAAATGCTCAGCCAGAAGATTTTGAATTAGATCCGAACGAAATTTTTTAACAAGATACTCTGTAGTGACATCGTTTTTATCAGAGCAACGACACTCTTTAGGAGAGATATCGTGGAAGAGAGACGCCGCTATTTTCGCTTAGATGACGAAGTTATTTTAGACTTCGAAACGATTACCCATGAAGAAGCTCATCAATGGAAAGTGAAGCATGTTCAGCATCAAAGTGAACTGGCAGAGTTAGAGCGAGATATCAGTTCAATACTGGCGCAACTGCAATCACAAAATCCAGCAATAACCAAAGTGCTAGATTTATTCAATCGCAAAGTGAATTTATTAGTTTCGCCACTGGGTAATAAAAATACGGATAAAGAAATTAGCCAGACAGAGATGCGCACGCGCGTAAACCTTAGTGCTTGCGGCATGGCTTTTCATAGTAAAGAACCCATGGCTGAAAACGAAAACTTACGCGTGCAAATGCAGCTAAAACCATCCAACGCACCAGTGTCGTTAATAGGGACGGTTGTTGGTGTGGAAGCATCAGACAATATCGATGCACCTTACCTTGTGCGGGTAAACTTTGAAGGCTTACGCGAAGCTGAACAGGAGTTGCTAATTCATCATTTATTTCAACTGCAATCGCGCGCTCTGCGTGAACGCAACCAAGCCCAGAACGACGCAGAATAAGGTCAACAACACCATCTTGGCTTGGGGCCGCGTCAGTTTCTGGTATGATGCGGCCTTCTCTTTTGACGAGTCACGACCATGCCAGGACCCCGTGTTTATTCCGAGCACCCTCTTAGCATCGCACATGAATTCCCACTCGATGATCAAGCGGCCATTCACCTGATACGAGTGCTGCGCTTGACCGAGGGCGATCCGATTCGCGTGTTCAATGGTGACGGCCATGAATACAATGCGACCCTGTGCCAAGTCAGCAAAAAATCTGCCCATTTTCATGTTTCTGCTATCGAACGTAGCGATGCCCTTATGCCCTTATCACTGCACTTAGGACAAGTCGTATCGAAAGGCGATCGCATGGATTTCACCATTCAAAAAGCAACAGAATTAGGGGTTAGCGACATTACTCCACTATGGAGTGAACGCTGCGATGTGCGTTTGAAAGGCGAAAGGTTAGACAAAAAAGTGGAGCATTGGCAGCGAGTTGCCATTGCCGCCTGTGAGCAAAGCGGTCGCAATCGGATTCCGACCATTCATGAACCACTAAATCTTAGTCAGTGGCTGGCAACCGTCGACTGCGAGAAAAAACTATTACTACATCCACACAACCAGCAGCCGTTAACGGCAGATAAGGCCCCGAGCAGTACAGCGTTACTTGTCGGGCCAGAAGGCGGCTTTAGCGACGACGAAGTCGCGCTTAGCGCAAAGAACGGATTTGATGGTTTACTACTAGGGCCGCGAATCCTGCGCACCGAAACCGCAGCCCTAACCGCCATTAGTGTTTTACAGTATGTATGGGGCGACTTTCGCTAAACGATAAAATTTTAGCTTACAGTTTGAGCCGATAACTTAATCGTTATTGGCATTAGCACTGACTAATCTCACCTGCCGCCAATCCCAATAAGACGACAGCAAGTAAATACCAATAAATAACGTCGCCCACCATTCAATGATGCGCTTGCCATTGCTGATTTCAACGCCGACAGTAACACCGGCAAAGCTAATAAACATACCCCATAAAATCAACATCAAAACACTTTTAAAGCGAAATGACGGCACGCTAAATCCGCGACGATAAGCGCGAATAATCAAGATAAAATTAATCGTTAATGCCAACAACATTCCCTGAAAAAATAAATTGGCGCCACGCACATGTATAAACCAATTCGTATCGGCTTTTTCGGGTAGGAGCACCGCAGTGCCCGCTAATAAGCCGACCGCAGCCAGAACGCCAAAAAATTGCATTATATTCAGCGCGATATTATTCGAGACAGGCGCTAGCCAAGTTCGCATCACTTGCCACCACACAACAAAAAACGCGCAAGCTGCGATCATTCCACCACGAAAAATAAAACCTGCATCCCCTTTCATTCCGGTATGCGTAATATCCGTACAGCCATCAATAAATGGATTACAAAACTCGGCTGTACCTTGATCGACACCAACATAATAAGTGACTGCGATGGTCCCCATCGACAACACAAACGACGCCAAAGCTATAAATTGACCGAATGACATACCTACCTCCAAAAACGTTGGGCGTATCATAACACCAGCCTACTAAAGACCTGTATGGTCAATTTAATGCGAGTCAGTTGCGCATACATTACCACGCAGGAACTTGGCCTGTTATCATGGCCGCAATGACAAATAGGCAGTGATCATGGCCAAGAAAAAAACAGCATACGTCTGTACCGAATGCGGATCAGACCACAGCAAATGGCAGGGCCAATGTACTGACTGCGGCCAATGGAATACTTTGCAAGAATTCGTAGTATCGAGCAGTAAAGCCCCAACACGCGATGCTCGCTTTGAAGGTTACGCCGGAGATACCTCTAGCCAAGGCGTACAGAGACTGGCCGATATCAATTTAAACGAAGTGCCGCGCTTCACCAGTGGCATGGCGGAATTCGATCGCGTTCTCGGTGGTGGCCTCGTACCTGGATCAGCCATCTTGATTGGCGGCCATCCTGGCGCGGGGAAATCCACGCTCCTACTGCAAACCTTATGCAATCTCGCGGCTCATATGCCTGTGCTGTATGTGACCGGTGAAGAAAGCTTGCAACAAGTTGCCATGCGCGCACAGCGTTTAGGTTTGCCACTTAACGACTTACAAATCCTCAGCGAAACCAATGTTGAACGACTAACGCAATTACTACAGCAGCATAAGCCTAAGATTGTTGTAATTGATTCGATTCAAGTTATGCATGTCGAAGGCATAGAGTCGGCGCCGGGTAGCGTATCGCAAGTGCGCGAGAGCGCGGCTTATTTAACCCGCTTTGCCAAACAAACAGGCACAGTCCTGTTACTAGTAGGCCACGTTACTAAAGATGGCACACTGGCAGGGCCAAAAGTCCTCGAACATATGATCGACTGCTCGATCATGCTCGAAGGTTCTGGGGATAGCCGTTACCGAGTTCTACGTGCCATTAAAAACCGTTTTGGCGCCATTAATGAGCTCGGCGTGTTCGCCATGCTCGATACCGGACTAAAAGAGGTTAAAAACCCGAGTTCCATTTTCCTTAGCCGCAGCGATGAACCCGCTGCTGGCAGCGTGGTTATGGTCATTTGGGAAGGCACTCGTCCACTCTTGGTTGAGATTCAAGCATTGGTCGACGATAGTCATTTTGGTAACCCCAAACGTGTCGCCGTAGGCCTAGATCAAAACCGTTTAAATTTATTGCTTGCGGTATTACACCGTCATGGCGGCGTTCATCTTGGGGATCAAGATGTGTATATCAATGTCGTGGGCGGGGTAAAAGTATCGGAAACAGGAGCTGACTTAGCATTGTTATTGGCCGCACTCTCTAGCTTCCGTAATCAACCTCTAGAGCAAGGCTTAATTGTGTTTGGCGAGGTTGGTTTGTCCGGAGAAATACGCCCAGTGCCATCAGGACAGGAGCGTATAAAAGAAGCGGCAAAACATGGTTTTACTCGTGCCATTGTACCTAAAGCAAACGCTCCACGAGCGCCTATTCCCGGCATGGAAGTTATCGCTGTAGATAAACTACAAGAAGCAATCGAGCGGCTTTAAGGCGCTCGATTAATCATTAGCTCGCTGGTGCTCTGCATTTTCACGAACGCTAGGGTGCTGCGTGCTAGCAATGGTCGGACGACGTCGATGCAAAGCAGCCTTGCCCAACATATATGCCGACACCGGTGCAGTCATAAATAAAAATAAACTAATAACCAACTCGTGCACACGCAATTCACCATCGACAACACTAAACCAAATAACCGACGCGAGCAAAGTCGCTCCGATACCTAAGGTTGTCGACTTCGTAGGGCCATGCAAACGCGTAAAAAAATCTGGTAATTTCACCAGCGCTACCGACCCAACGAGCATGAATATACCGCCGATCATAATCAGCAGTGCAACTAAAATTTCCAACCAAAGGGCGCTAATCATTTCCATATTCATTCACTACCTATTCAATAATATCGCCACGTAATAAATACTTGGATAAAGCTGCAGTACTAACAAAGCCAAGCATGGCAATCAATAAGGCGCCTTCATAATACATGGCTGATCCATGATGCAGCCCCAATAAAATAATCAAGGCGATGCTATTAATATACAGAGTATCTAGTGCCAAAATACGATCGGTAATATCAGGGCCTTTAAACAAGCGCCACAAACACAAAACCAAGGCAATACACACCAAAACAGACGCTAGCAAAATTGCAATTTTTAACATGCAAAAATCTCCTGCAATGGCTGTTCATACCGACGTCGAATAAAATCAACTAACTCTTCTGTATTATCTAAATGCAGTGCGTGCACATATAACCAACGCCGA containing:
- a CDS encoding PilZ domain-containing protein produces the protein MEERRRYFRLDDEVILDFETITHEEAHQWKVKHVQHQSELAELERDISSILAQLQSQNPAITKVLDLFNRKVNLLVSPLGNKNTDKEISQTEMRTRVNLSACGMAFHSKEPMAENENLRVQMQLKPSNAPVSLIGTVVGVEASDNIDAPYLVRVNFEGLREAEQELLIHHLFQLQSRALRERNQAQNDAE
- a CDS encoding 16S rRNA (uracil(1498)-N(3))-methyltransferase — encoded protein: MPGPRVYSEHPLSIAHEFPLDDQAAIHLIRVLRLTEGDPIRVFNGDGHEYNATLCQVSKKSAHFHVSAIERSDALMPLSLHLGQVVSKGDRMDFTIQKATELGVSDITPLWSERCDVRLKGERLDKKVEHWQRVAIAACEQSGRNRIPTIHEPLNLSQWLATVDCEKKLLLHPHNQQPLTADKAPSSTALLVGPEGGFSDDEVALSAKNGFDGLLLGPRILRTETAALTAISVLQYVWGDFR
- a CDS encoding K+/H+ antiporter subunit F; the encoded protein is MLKIAILLASVLVCIALVLCLWRLFKGPDITDRILALDTLYINSIALIILLGLHHGSAMYYEGALLIAMLGFVSTAALSKYLLRGDIIE
- the radA gene encoding DNA repair protein RadA, with product MAKKKTAYVCTECGSDHSKWQGQCTDCGQWNTLQEFVVSSSKAPTRDARFEGYAGDTSSQGVQRLADINLNEVPRFTSGMAEFDRVLGGGLVPGSAILIGGHPGAGKSTLLLQTLCNLAAHMPVLYVTGEESLQQVAMRAQRLGLPLNDLQILSETNVERLTQLLQQHKPKIVVIDSIQVMHVEGIESAPGSVSQVRESAAYLTRFAKQTGTVLLLVGHVTKDGTLAGPKVLEHMIDCSIMLEGSGDSRYRVLRAIKNRFGAINELGVFAMLDTGLKEVKNPSSIFLSRSDEPAAGSVVMVIWEGTRPLLVEIQALVDDSHFGNPKRVAVGLDQNRLNLLLAVLHRHGGVHLGDQDVYINVVGGVKVSETGADLALLLAALSSFRNQPLEQGLIVFGEVGLSGEIRPVPSGQERIKEAAKHGFTRAIVPKANAPRAPIPGMEVIAVDKLQEAIERL
- a CDS encoding Na+/H+ antiporter subunit G, which encodes MNMEMISALWLEILVALLIMIGGIFMLVGSVALVKLPDFFTRLHGPTKSTTLGIGATLLASVIWFSVVDGELRVHELVISLFLFMTAPVSAYMLGKAALHRRRPTIASTQHPSVRENAEHQRAND